In the genome of Photobacterium sp. TLY01, one region contains:
- the hmpA gene encoding NO-inducible flavohemoprotein has protein sequence MLSQNTINIVKSTAPLLAETGPKLTAHFYDRMFRHHPELKDIFNLTHQDSGRQREALFNAVYGYAANIDNLEVLLPVVEKIAQKHASFNITADQYAIVGEHLLGTIDELFAPGQAVLDAWAEAYGLLSTVFIDREEAIYQENEAKTGGWRGTREFELVAKTPESDVITSFVFMPIDDQPVATYQPGQYIGIYLKPDCFDNQEIRQYSLSGAPNGKTYRISVKREALGTVSSYLHQQLKVGDKVQLAAPSGDFFFRSEATQPVALISAGVGLTPMLAMLESIKDSHQAPVHWLHAAENHRQHAFGSQVEEIANTTEGVSSRVWYREPQGVNTDFDGFMDLSQMDGAIDWHNTTFYFCGPVGFMQHVAKQLKEKGVSESQMHYECFGPHKVL, from the coding sequence ATGCTGAGCCAGAACACCATTAATATCGTTAAATCCACCGCACCGCTTTTAGCCGAAACCGGCCCGAAACTCACTGCCCATTTTTATGACCGTATGTTCCGCCATCACCCTGAGCTGAAAGATATTTTTAACCTGACCCACCAGGACAGCGGCCGTCAGCGCGAAGCCTTGTTCAATGCGGTGTACGGCTATGCAGCCAATATCGATAATCTGGAAGTGCTGTTGCCTGTGGTGGAGAAAATTGCTCAGAAACATGCCAGCTTCAACATCACAGCTGATCAGTACGCGATTGTGGGTGAGCACTTGCTTGGGACGATTGATGAATTGTTTGCTCCGGGCCAGGCGGTGTTGGATGCGTGGGCTGAAGCATACGGTTTGTTGTCTACTGTGTTTATTGACCGTGAAGAGGCGATTTACCAGGAAAATGAGGCAAAAACCGGTGGCTGGCGCGGCACCCGGGAATTTGAGCTGGTGGCAAAAACACCTGAAAGCGATGTGATTACCAGTTTTGTGTTTATGCCGATAGACGACCAGCCAGTCGCGACCTATCAGCCGGGGCAGTACATCGGTATTTATCTGAAGCCGGATTGTTTTGACAATCAGGAGATCCGCCAGTACAGCCTGTCCGGTGCCCCGAATGGCAAGACTTACCGAATTTCAGTCAAGCGCGAAGCGCTGGGGACTGTGTCATCTTATCTGCATCAGCAGCTGAAAGTGGGTGATAAAGTCCAGTTGGCAGCACCATCCGGTGACTTTTTCTTCCGTTCTGAAGCCACTCAGCCTGTTGCCCTGATTTCGGCAGGTGTGGGTTTGACGCCTATGCTGGCGATGCTGGAGAGCATCAAAGACAGCCACCAGGCCCCGGTTCATTGGCTACATGCTGCCGAAAACCACCGTCAGCATGCGTTTGGCAGCCAGGTGGAAGAGATTGCAAATACAACAGAGGGTGTCAGTAGCCGTGTATGGTATCGCGAGCCACAGGGAGTCAACACAGATTTTGACGGCTTTATGGATCTCAGCCAGATGGATGGTGCAATTGACTGGCACAATACCACTTTCTATTTCTGCGGCCCGGTAGGTTTCATGCAGCATGTGGCAAAGCAGCTTAAAGAGAAAGGCGTGAGCGAATCGCAGATGCATTATGAGTGCTTCGGACCGCATAAGGTGTTGTGA
- the puuE gene encoding allantoinase PuuE: protein MSNEYPRNLIGYGAVPPHPRWPNDARVAVSFVLNYEEGGERCILHGDSESEAFLSEIPAAQPFPGQRHISMESIYEYGSRAGVWRILRLFKEYDVPLTVFGVAMALERHPDVAKAFVEAGHEICSHGYRWIDYQNIDESEERDHMMKAIEIIKNLTGERPYGWYTGRTGPNTRRIVAEEGGFMYDSDAYDDDLPYWHEEGPKPQLVIPYTLDTNDMRFATVQGFNAGDQFFNYLKDTFDTLYEEGATAPKMMSVGLHCRLIGRPGRIASLRRFLDYVSQHDKVWLCRRIDIAKHWHEHHPHPSMKEY from the coding sequence GTGAGTAATGAGTATCCACGCAATCTGATCGGCTATGGTGCAGTACCCCCGCACCCACGTTGGCCAAATGACGCTCGCGTCGCTGTCTCTTTTGTTCTCAACTACGAGGAAGGCGGGGAACGTTGCATTCTTCATGGTGATAGCGAGTCGGAAGCATTCTTGTCTGAGATCCCAGCGGCACAGCCATTTCCGGGTCAGCGTCATATCAGCATGGAATCGATTTATGAGTACGGCAGCCGTGCTGGCGTATGGCGCATCCTGCGCTTGTTTAAAGAATACGATGTGCCGCTGACTGTATTTGGTGTGGCTATGGCACTGGAGCGTCATCCGGATGTGGCCAAAGCGTTTGTCGAAGCCGGCCACGAGATCTGCAGTCATGGCTATCGCTGGATTGATTATCAGAACATTGATGAGTCTGAAGAGCGCGATCACATGATGAAAGCGATAGAGATCATCAAAAATCTGACGGGCGAGCGTCCGTACGGCTGGTACACAGGCCGCACCGGCCCGAATACGCGTCGCATTGTGGCGGAAGAGGGCGGTTTTATGTACGACTCTGATGCCTACGATGACGATCTGCCTTACTGGCACGAAGAAGGCCCGAAACCGCAGCTGGTGATCCCGTACACCCTGGATACCAATGACATGCGTTTTGCCACAGTGCAGGGTTTTAATGCAGGTGATCAATTCTTCAATTATTTAAAAGACACCTTTGACACCCTGTATGAAGAAGGGGCGACAGCACCCAAAATGATGTCAGTGGGTTTGCACTGCCGCCTGATTGGCCGTCCCGGACGTATCGCTTCACTGCGCCGTTTCCTGGATTATGTCAGCCAGCATGACAAGGTCTGGTTGTGCCGCCGAATTGATATTGCCAAGCACTGGCACGAACATCACCCGCACCCAAGTATGAAGGAGTATTAA
- a CDS encoding nucleobase:cation symporter-2 family protein, producing MKLLYTLNQRPPHSITLLLAIQHMLASIGGIVAVPLIVGTSIGLPTDEVVTLINAALLASGIVTIAQCLGFGPVGIRLPVVMGSSFGFLGVAISIGNADGVGGIMGAALVGSFVVVIASFFMDKIRKLFPNVVSGVVVTLIGLTILPVAMNWVGDAPNSSAQFATMPKLFLAFISLAIVIVVSIYCRGAVAASAIVIGLAGGYLVALSMGMVDLDQIARAEWVGGPAIMEYGMSFSLSAIISMSLVYIVVIAEATGDFMALANNCKVKLSGNDLKRGLLGDGLGSTLAAFLTAMPLASFSQNVGIVGITGVASRYVVATTGGLLILGGLFPKLAALAVTIPKPVLGGVGFIMFGMIAYAGIRMLIKAADTKRNALVICVGLASGLAVTIEPRLVQHLPHDLANLFHSGITTGTIVTVLLNQILPENAVSDSIEESADDEAESELPVQTSETAEKKQHIETAKQS from the coding sequence ATGAAACTTCTCTATACGCTAAACCAGAGACCACCACACAGCATCACCCTGCTCTTAGCTATCCAGCATATGCTGGCTTCCATCGGCGGCATCGTCGCTGTGCCATTAATTGTCGGCACCTCGATTGGTCTGCCAACAGACGAAGTTGTCACCCTGATCAACGCCGCCCTGCTCGCTTCCGGGATTGTCACCATTGCTCAATGTCTTGGCTTTGGCCCGGTCGGTATCCGTCTTCCTGTTGTGATGGGATCGAGTTTCGGTTTTCTGGGTGTGGCCATCAGCATCGGGAATGCTGACGGCGTGGGCGGCATCATGGGGGCAGCACTTGTCGGCTCTTTCGTGGTCGTGATCGCCAGCTTCTTCATGGATAAAATCCGCAAGCTGTTTCCTAATGTGGTCAGCGGTGTGGTCGTGACGCTCATCGGCCTGACCATTCTGCCCGTCGCCATGAACTGGGTTGGCGATGCGCCAAACTCCAGCGCACAGTTCGCAACTATGCCAAAACTGTTCCTGGCATTTATCTCGCTGGCAATCGTTATCGTGGTGTCGATTTACTGCCGCGGTGCCGTCGCCGCTTCTGCTATTGTCATCGGCCTGGCTGGTGGTTACCTGGTGGCCTTGTCGATGGGTATGGTTGACCTGGACCAGATTGCACGTGCTGAGTGGGTGGGTGGCCCCGCCATCATGGAATACGGCATGAGCTTCAGCCTGTCGGCTATCATCAGTATGAGCCTGGTCTACATAGTCGTCATTGCAGAAGCCACAGGGGATTTCATGGCTCTGGCAAACAACTGTAAAGTCAAACTGTCTGGCAATGACCTGAAACGCGGCCTGCTGGGCGACGGTTTAGGCAGTACACTGGCAGCCTTCCTGACCGCCATGCCACTGGCTTCATTCAGTCAGAACGTGGGCATCGTGGGGATCACAGGTGTTGCCAGCCGCTACGTGGTGGCGACAACCGGCGGCTTACTGATTCTGGGTGGCCTGTTCCCGAAACTGGCGGCATTGGCAGTCACCATTCCCAAACCGGTTCTGGGCGGTGTTGGTTTCATCATGTTCGGTATGATCGCCTATGCCGGTATCCGCATGCTGATCAAAGCGGCAGACACCAAACGGAACGCTCTTGTGATCTGCGTCGGTCTGGCGTCCGGCCTGGCAGTAACAATTGAACCACGCCTGGTTCAGCACCTGCCGCACGATCTGGCGAATCTGTTCCACTCAGGGATCACGACCGGCACAATCGTCACTGTGCTGCTCAATCAGATCCTGCCTGAGAACGCCGTCAGCGACAGCATCGAGGAATCCGCAGACGATGAGGCAGAAAGTGAACTTCCGGTTCAGACCTCTGAAACTGCAGAAAAGAAGCAACACATTGAAACCGCAAAACAATCCTGA
- a CDS encoding 8-oxoguanine deaminase, whose amino-acid sequence MVTIWLKNPLAIYTGSNTDLDARGGVVIQGSQVIELVPLGAQPVNKPDQVIDASEHVVTPGLVNAHHHFYQTLTRAYPDALNKELFHWLKTLYPVWAGLDEEMMQVATELALVELMMSGCTTASDHHYLIPRGLEHAIDIQVETARKLGIRSIFTRGSMSLGEDEGGLPPRHTIQKEDTILDDSMRLIRQYHQRGDGAMTQIALAPCSPFSVTTDLMKETARLAERENVMVHTHLCETIDEENFCLERFGLRPVDYLEETGWLNHRTWLAHGIHFNEEEIRRLGKAEVGICHCPSSNMMLASGICRNKELEAAGVKVGLGVDGSASNDGSNLVNEVRMGLYIQRLRYGSADVTHFDALRWATSGSARAMGRDDFGTLEVGKQADIAMFRLDDIRFSGAHDPLAALVLCGAHQADRVMVAGQWRVHDGRVIGVDLPALLSRHQAAAKRLVERFQQRR is encoded by the coding sequence ATGGTAACCATCTGGCTGAAAAACCCTTTAGCCATTTACACTGGCTCAAACACAGACTTGGATGCGCGCGGAGGCGTCGTCATTCAAGGCAGTCAAGTGATTGAACTGGTTCCTCTTGGTGCTCAACCCGTGAACAAACCCGATCAGGTGATTGATGCCAGTGAGCACGTCGTCACGCCCGGTCTGGTCAATGCCCACCATCATTTCTATCAAACCCTGACCCGTGCCTACCCGGATGCACTGAACAAAGAGCTGTTCCATTGGCTCAAAACCTTGTATCCGGTCTGGGCGGGTCTTGATGAAGAAATGATGCAGGTCGCCACTGAGCTGGCCCTGGTTGAGCTGATGATGTCCGGTTGTACAACCGCCTCGGATCACCATTACCTGATCCCTCGCGGACTGGAACATGCCATTGATATTCAGGTCGAAACGGCCAGGAAACTGGGCATCCGTTCTATCTTTACCCGCGGCTCAATGAGTCTGGGCGAAGATGAAGGCGGCCTGCCACCGCGCCATACCATTCAGAAAGAAGACACCATACTCGATGACAGCATGCGTCTGATCCGCCAGTACCATCAGCGTGGTGATGGCGCGATGACCCAGATTGCCCTGGCGCCCTGCTCGCCTTTCTCAGTGACCACAGATCTGATGAAAGAAACCGCACGTCTGGCAGAACGTGAAAATGTCATGGTTCACACCCATTTATGTGAAACCATTGATGAAGAAAACTTCTGTCTGGAGCGTTTCGGCTTGCGCCCTGTTGATTACCTGGAAGAAACCGGCTGGCTGAACCACCGTACCTGGCTGGCACACGGCATTCACTTTAACGAAGAAGAAATTCGCCGTTTAGGGAAAGCCGAAGTCGGTATCTGTCATTGCCCGTCATCGAACATGATGCTGGCTTCCGGTATCTGCCGTAACAAAGAACTGGAAGCGGCGGGCGTGAAAGTCGGACTGGGCGTTGATGGCTCAGCATCGAACGACGGCTCAAATCTGGTCAATGAAGTACGGATGGGGCTGTATATTCAGCGCCTGCGTTATGGTTCGGCGGATGTCACCCATTTCGATGCCCTGCGCTGGGCAACGTCGGGATCGGCACGCGCGATGGGCCGTGACGATTTCGGTACGCTGGAGGTGGGTAAGCAGGCAGACATCGCCATGTTCCGACTGGATGATATCCGCTTCTCAGGCGCACATGACCCATTGGCGGCACTGGTGCTTTGTGGCGCCCATCAGGCAGACAGAGTCATGGTGGCGGGACAATGGCGTGTCCATGATGGCAGGGTGATCGGTGTTGATTTACCGGCACTGCTGAGCCGTCATCAGGCAGCCGCAAAACGTCTGGTCGAGCGATTCCAGCAACGCCGATAA
- a CDS encoding urate hydroxylase PuuD, with amino-acid sequence MDPHMTEWLNLAIRWVHMIVGIAWIGASFYFVWLENNLNRVNPKTGLSGDLWAIHGGGIYHLEKYKLAPPSMPENLHWFKWEAYFTWITGVLLLGVVYYLNADIYLVAPGSGLSATASVALGVGSLAAGWIIYSLLCDSALGKKPMLLGIILFFGLVAAAYGLSQVFSGRGAYIHVGAIIGTIMVGNVFFVIMPAQRGLVKAIEENREPDPVLPAKGLLRSRHNNYLTLPVLFIMISNHFPSTYGSEYNWLILAGLAVFSILVRHYFNTRHGSQQFAWTVPVAALGMIALAFVTSPYASRMGETSAPAASAPAVEVKAESATAQAETGTAAAAQPASSGVSFAQVNEVIQERCSVCHSAQPTHAAFSTAPAGVILDTPEEIKVNAPRIVAQSVQTKVMPLGNLTQMTDDERKLIGTWVKQGAHL; translated from the coding sequence ATGGATCCACATATGACGGAATGGCTGAATCTGGCAATTCGCTGGGTTCACATGATTGTAGGTATCGCCTGGATTGGTGCCTCGTTCTACTTTGTCTGGTTGGAAAACAACCTGAACCGTGTCAATCCGAAAACTGGCTTGTCTGGTGACCTCTGGGCCATTCACGGCGGTGGTATTTATCACCTTGAAAAATACAAACTGGCACCGCCAAGCATGCCTGAAAATCTGCACTGGTTTAAGTGGGAAGCTTACTTCACTTGGATCACAGGTGTTCTGCTGCTGGGTGTGGTGTATTACCTCAATGCGGATATCTATCTGGTTGCGCCGGGCTCAGGTCTGAGTGCCACGGCATCAGTTGCACTGGGTGTAGGCTCTCTGGCAGCTGGCTGGATTATTTACAGCCTGCTGTGTGATTCCGCGCTGGGTAAGAAGCCGATGTTACTGGGTATTATCCTGTTCTTCGGTCTAGTGGCTGCAGCCTATGGCCTGAGCCAGGTGTTCAGCGGGCGTGGTGCTTACATTCATGTCGGTGCAATCATCGGTACTATCATGGTCGGTAACGTATTCTTCGTTATCATGCCGGCTCAGCGTGGTCTGGTAAAAGCCATTGAAGAGAACCGCGAACCGGATCCTGTACTGCCGGCAAAAGGTCTGCTGCGTTCACGTCATAACAACTACCTGACGCTGCCAGTGCTGTTCATCATGATCAGCAACCACTTCCCGAGCACTTATGGCTCAGAATATAACTGGCTGATCCTGGCAGGTCTGGCGGTCTTCAGTATCCTGGTGCGCCACTACTTCAACACGCGTCATGGCAGCCAGCAGTTTGCCTGGACAGTACCGGTAGCAGCGCTGGGCATGATCGCGCTGGCCTTTGTAACCTCACCTTACGCAAGCCGGATGGGTGAGACCTCAGCTCCTGCTGCGTCTGCCCCTGCTGTCGAAGTCAAAGCAGAGTCAGCGACTGCGCAGGCAGAAACCGGCACGGCCGCCGCAGCTCAGCCTGCCAGCAGTGGAGTGAGTTTTGCTCAGGTGAATGAAGTCATTCAGGAGCGTTGTTCAGTGTGTCATTCAGCACAACCGACGCATGCTGCGTTCTCGACAGCGCCAGCGGGTGTGATACTGGATACACCGGAAGAAATTAAAGTGAATGCACCCCGCATCGTTGCGCAGTCGGTACAAACGAAAGTAATGCCGCTGGGTAACCTGACTCAGATGACCGATGATGAGCGTAAGCTGATCGGGACCTGGGTGAAACAGGGCGCGCATCTTTAA
- a CDS encoding ureidoglycolate lyase, which translates to MSTPVRQLTIEPLTREAFAPFGDVIDKEVSDYFVINNGSTRRYHAMANVDVQEEGGSAIISIFEAQPLSYPLQIAMMERHPLGSQAFIPLLGNPYLILVAPAGDTPDPAQLKAFYSNGRQGVNYGKGVWHHPVLALRKDDQFLVVDRAGPGNNCDEVYFSDDVRIELSLSSLEQEALTVAL; encoded by the coding sequence ATGAGTACACCAGTGAGACAACTGACGATTGAGCCACTTACCCGCGAAGCATTTGCCCCTTTTGGTGATGTTATTGATAAAGAAGTAAGTGACTACTTTGTGATCAATAACGGGTCAACCCGACGTTACCATGCTATGGCGAATGTGGATGTGCAGGAAGAGGGTGGTTCAGCCATCATCAGTATCTTTGAAGCCCAGCCTTTGAGTTATCCTTTACAGATAGCCATGATGGAGAGGCATCCTCTGGGATCTCAGGCCTTTATTCCTTTGCTTGGAAATCCGTACCTGATCCTGGTGGCCCCGGCAGGGGACACACCGGACCCCGCTCAGCTTAAGGCGTTTTACAGTAACGGACGTCAGGGCGTGAATTATGGAAAAGGGGTCTGGCACCACCCGGTTCTGGCTCTGCGCAAGGATGATCAATTTCTGGTCGTCGATCGTGCCGGGCCTGGCAATAACTGCGATGAAGTGTACTTTTCTGACGATGTTCGTATCGAATTATCACTGAGCAGTTTGGAGCAGGAAGCATTAACCGTCGCACTTTGA
- the nsrR gene encoding nitric oxide-sensing transcriptional repressor NsrR: MQLTNFTDYGLRALILLGALPDGELTSISHVSDTFAVSRNHMVKIINKLGQLGYVKTVRGKNGGICLAMPASDIIVGQVVRDLEPLQVVNCAPEFCHITPACRLKSYLAKAKDAFLAELDQCTITDLLADNQELLILLTRPA, translated from the coding sequence GTGCAACTGACCAACTTTACTGACTACGGATTGAGAGCGTTGATCCTGCTGGGTGCCTTGCCAGACGGGGAACTCACCAGTATCAGTCACGTCAGTGACACGTTCGCGGTGTCCAGAAACCATATGGTGAAAATCATCAACAAACTGGGCCAACTGGGCTATGTGAAAACCGTACGCGGAAAAAATGGCGGGATATGCCTGGCGATGCCAGCCAGTGACATTATTGTGGGTCAGGTGGTTCGGGATCTGGAACCGCTGCAAGTGGTGAACTGTGCGCCCGAGTTCTGCCATATCACGCCAGCCTGCCGCCTGAAATCTTATCTGGCGAAAGCCAAAGACGCCTTTCTGGCAGAGCTAGATCAATGCACGATTACTGATCTGCTGGCGGATAATCAGGAATTGCTGATTTTGCTGACGAGGCCTGCATAA
- a CDS encoding NCS2 family permease, giving the protein MNNSKTETLGRSEAGSASLLERLFKLRAHGTSVKSEIVGGITTFATMAYIIFVNPQIMSASGMDAEAVFVATCIGAAIGTLLMGLFANWPVGLAPGMGLNAFFAFTVVGEMGYSWQVALGAVFISGILFVAMSFYKVREWIIESIPESLRFSMTAGVGLFLGLIGLKTAGIVVDSPATLVSLGDFTQPQALLAAICFLIIAVLSERKVFGAVLIGMFSVTLIGILLGLVQYNGVISSPPSLAPTLFAMDIAGALNISMISVILAFLFVNMFDTAGTLMGVAERANLRNKETGKIEGLSKALKADSIASVAGACVGCPPVTSYVESAAGVAAGGRTGLSAIVIGLLFVAAIFFSPLAGMIPAYATAGALIYVAFVMMSSMQHVKWNDFTDAAPAAITALMMPLTFSIANGIALGFITYTVLKVATGKTKDVSISMYILTAIFVAKLVYL; this is encoded by the coding sequence ATGAACAACTCTAAAACAGAAACGCTCGGTCGTTCTGAGGCTGGCTCAGCTTCACTGTTAGAGCGTCTGTTTAAACTCAGAGCTCACGGCACCAGCGTGAAAAGTGAGATCGTCGGTGGGATTACAACCTTTGCCACCATGGCTTATATCATTTTCGTTAACCCACAGATCATGTCGGCCTCAGGCATGGATGCCGAAGCAGTTTTTGTTGCAACCTGTATTGGTGCTGCAATCGGCACTTTGCTGATGGGCCTGTTTGCTAACTGGCCTGTCGGTCTGGCACCGGGCATGGGGCTGAACGCCTTTTTTGCTTTCACAGTCGTGGGAGAAATGGGTTACAGCTGGCAGGTTGCCTTAGGGGCGGTTTTCATTTCCGGTATTCTTTTCGTTGCGATGAGCTTTTACAAAGTCCGCGAATGGATCATCGAAAGTATCCCTGAAAGCCTGCGTTTCTCCATGACTGCCGGTGTGGGCCTGTTTCTGGGACTGATCGGCCTGAAAACCGCTGGTATCGTGGTCGACAGTCCTGCCACTCTGGTCAGTCTGGGTGACTTTACCCAGCCACAGGCGCTGCTGGCCGCAATCTGCTTTCTGATTATTGCCGTACTGAGTGAGCGTAAGGTCTTCGGTGCCGTGCTGATCGGCATGTTCAGTGTTACCCTGATCGGTATTCTGCTGGGTCTGGTTCAGTACAATGGGGTGATTTCTTCTCCACCGAGCCTGGCACCAACTCTGTTTGCCATGGACATTGCCGGCGCTCTGAACATTTCGATGATCAGCGTGATCCTGGCGTTCCTGTTCGTGAACATGTTTGATACCGCCGGTACCCTGATGGGTGTGGCCGAACGGGCAAACCTGAGAAACAAAGAAACCGGAAAAATTGAAGGTCTGAGCAAAGCCCTGAAAGCAGACAGTATCGCCAGCGTGGCAGGTGCGTGTGTGGGTTGTCCGCCTGTCACCAGTTATGTCGAAAGTGCGGCGGGTGTCGCGGCCGGTGGCCGTACCGGTTTATCCGCTATCGTGATCGGTCTGCTGTTTGTCGCGGCTATCTTCTTCTCGCCACTGGCAGGGATGATCCCGGCTTACGCCACTGCCGGCGCGCTGATTTACGTTGCCTTCGTGATGATGAGCAGTATGCAGCACGTGAAATGGAACGATTTTACTGACGCTGCGCCTGCCGCCATCACAGCACTGATGATGCCGCTGACTTTCTCCATCGCCAACGGTATCGCACTGGGTTTCATTACCTACACAGTGCTCAAAGTTGCCACAGGCAAAACCAAAGATGTCTCAATCAGCATGTACATACTGACCGCGATTTTTGTCGCCAAGCTGGTGTACCTCTGA
- the uraD gene encoding 2-oxo-4-hydroxy-4-carboxy-5-ureidoimidazoline decarboxylase yields MARFTSCQPSQMSREEFVSQFADVYEHSPWVAEKVYDNGLSDADDDISTLHARMADTLLSASKEEQLALINAHPDLAGKAAVNGELTEASTAEQAGAGISQCSPEEFEKFNRYNDSYKARFQFPFIMAVKGANRYQILESFEARLGNEIEAEFDKALEEINKIALFRLQTM; encoded by the coding sequence ATGGCGCGTTTTACGTCTTGCCAACCGAGCCAAATGAGCAGGGAAGAGTTTGTCTCTCAATTTGCAGATGTGTATGAGCACAGCCCCTGGGTGGCGGAAAAAGTTTACGACAATGGTCTGAGTGATGCTGATGATGACATCAGCACCCTGCATGCGCGTATGGCAGATACTTTGCTTTCAGCCAGCAAAGAAGAACAGTTAGCCCTGATTAATGCGCACCCGGATTTAGCCGGAAAAGCCGCTGTGAACGGTGAGCTGACCGAAGCGTCCACCGCCGAGCAGGCAGGTGCCGGAATTAGCCAGTGTTCACCCGAAGAATTCGAAAAGTTCAATCGTTATAACGATAGCTACAAAGCACGTTTTCAGTTTCCCTTCATTATGGCGGTGAAAGGGGCCAATCGTTATCAAATCCTCGAATCGTTCGAGGCGCGATTAGGCAATGAAATTGAGGCTGAGTTCGATAAGGCGTTGGAAGAGATCAATAAGATCGCTTTATTCCGCCTGCAGACAATGTAA
- the uraH gene encoding hydroxyisourate hydrolase, whose amino-acid sequence MGKLTTHVLDTASGLPGAEIKVSLYRQEGTDFVLVKTTHTNSDGRTDQPLLEGSEFQTGKYELVFDTAHYFRQRGVELSSVPFLDDVVIRFGIADTGSHYHVPLLVSPYSFSTYRGS is encoded by the coding sequence ATGGGAAAACTGACAACTCACGTGCTTGACACAGCCTCAGGCTTACCCGGAGCGGAGATTAAAGTGTCGCTTTATCGTCAAGAAGGCACAGACTTCGTTCTGGTTAAAACCACGCATACCAACTCTGATGGCAGAACTGACCAGCCCTTGCTGGAAGGAAGCGAGTTTCAGACCGGTAAATATGAGCTGGTCTTTGACACTGCCCATTACTTCCGCCAGAGAGGTGTTGAACTGTCTTCAGTTCCCTTCCTGGATGATGTAGTCATTCGTTTCGGCATTGCAGATACTGGCAGCCACTATCATGTACCGCTGCTGGTTTCCCCTTACAGCTTCTCCACATACCGGGGCAGCTGA